In a single window of the Nocardioides sp. L-11A genome:
- a CDS encoding carbohydrate ABC transporter permease: MKNRLSNRVGIIVGCILIMIWCLLPVAWIISLSFKSETAITNGSPGFFPSDGGGAGWDNYRAVWDNDQFRRAIFNSIGISLIATLLSVIVATLAAYAIARLEFRGKKAVLTIALAIAMFPVVSLVGPLFDMWRAIGLYDTWPGLIIPYMSFTLPLAIWTLSAFFREIPWEMEQAAQVDGATSWQAFRKVIVPLAAPGVFTAAILTFFFAWNDFVFGISLTSTENARPIPASLSFFVGSDPFNRPASLLAAGAVIATVPIVIIVLIFQRKIVAGLTSGAVKG, translated from the coding sequence ATGAAGAACCGGCTCAGCAATCGGGTGGGCATCATCGTCGGCTGCATCCTGATCATGATCTGGTGCCTGCTGCCCGTGGCCTGGATCATCTCGCTGTCGTTCAAGTCCGAGACCGCGATCACCAACGGCAGCCCGGGCTTCTTCCCCTCCGACGGCGGGGGAGCGGGCTGGGACAACTATCGGGCGGTCTGGGACAACGACCAGTTCCGGCGCGCGATCTTCAACTCGATCGGCATCAGCTTGATCGCCACCCTGCTGTCGGTCATCGTGGCCACGCTGGCGGCGTACGCGATCGCCCGGCTGGAGTTCCGGGGCAAGAAGGCGGTGCTCACCATCGCGCTGGCGATCGCGATGTTCCCGGTGGTCTCGCTGGTCGGTCCGCTGTTCGACATGTGGCGGGCGATCGGGCTCTACGACACCTGGCCCGGCCTGATCATCCCGTACATGTCGTTCACGCTTCCGCTGGCGATCTGGACCCTCTCGGCCTTCTTCCGTGAGATCCCGTGGGAGATGGAGCAGGCGGCGCAGGTCGACGGCGCGACGTCGTGGCAGGCCTTCCGCAAGGTGATCGTGCCGCTCGCGGCACCCGGCGTCTTCACCGCCGCGATCCTCACCTTCTTCTTCGCGTGGAACGACTTCGTGTTCGGCATCTCGCTCACCTCGACCGAGAACGCCCGCCCGATCCCGGCGTCGCTCTCGTTCTTCGTCGGGTCCGACCCGTTCAACCGGCCGGCCTCGCTGCTCGCCGCGGGAGCGGTCATCGCGACCGTCCCGATCGTGATCATCGTCCTGATCTTCCAGCGCAAGATCGTCGCCGGCCTGACCTCCGGCGCCGTGAAGGGGTGA
- a CDS encoding sugar ABC transporter permease yields the protein MSTVTAPVKTRAAVSDRARAETRLGQKLVAPAIVLMLLVTAFPMLRALYLSTFDYALTAPDDRSFVGFSNYLTALTDSLFWRTTLITVLYMVVTVAIELVIGFAFAMVMHRVIFARGVIRTSILIPYGIITVVSGFAWQFAFSFQNGFVNGWLPFVGDDFNWFGETGSAVVAIMVSEIWKTTPFMSLLLLAGLAQVSEDMIEAAKVDGATWTQRLTKVILPNMRAAIMVAVLFRALDAYRIFDNIFVMTAGAVKTESISFLTYRQTIEQFQLGMGSALSVLLFLSVLVVAFAIVKVFRVDLAQARQE from the coding sequence GTGAGCACCGTGACCGCGCCCGTGAAGACCAGGGCCGCCGTCAGCGACCGGGCCCGTGCGGAGACCCGCCTCGGGCAGAAGCTCGTCGCGCCGGCCATCGTGCTGATGCTGCTGGTGACAGCGTTTCCCATGCTGCGGGCGCTCTACCTGTCGACGTTCGACTATGCGCTGACCGCGCCCGACGACCGCAGCTTCGTCGGGTTCAGCAACTACCTCACCGCCCTCACCGACTCACTGTTCTGGCGCACGACCCTGATCACGGTGCTCTACATGGTGGTCACCGTGGCGATCGAGCTGGTGATCGGCTTCGCGTTCGCGATGGTCATGCACCGGGTGATCTTCGCCCGGGGCGTCATCCGGACCTCGATCCTGATCCCCTACGGCATCATCACCGTCGTCTCCGGATTCGCCTGGCAGTTCGCCTTCTCCTTCCAGAACGGCTTCGTCAACGGCTGGCTTCCGTTCGTGGGCGACGACTTCAACTGGTTCGGCGAGACCGGGTCCGCGGTGGTCGCGATCATGGTCTCGGAGATCTGGAAGACCACGCCGTTCATGTCGCTGCTGCTGCTCGCCGGACTCGCCCAGGTCAGCGAGGACATGATCGAGGCGGCCAAGGTCGACGGCGCCACGTGGACCCAACGGCTGACCAAGGTGATCCTGCCCAACATGCGCGCGGCGATCATGGTCGCCGTCCTGTTCCGGGCGCTCGACGCCTACCGGATCTTCGACAACATCTTCGTGATGACCGCCGGCGCGGTGAAGACCGAGTCGATCAGCTTCCTGACCTATCGCCAGACCATCGAGCAGTTCCAGCTCGGCATGGGCTCCGCGCTCTCGGTGCTCCTGTTCCTCTCGGTCCTGGTGGTGGCGTTCGCGATCGTCAAGGTCTTCCGCGTCGACCTGGCCCAGGCACGGCAGGAGTGA
- a CDS encoding extracellular solute-binding protein gives MGALAAGSLAACGGSGKPVLNWYVNPDGVDTFEKYAKECSTDDYDLEVQLLPNGATDQRTQLARRLAAEDSSTDLMNLDPVFVAEFANAGWLQEVTGDLADAITGSVEGEGDYLSGAAETVTWDDKVYAIPLWANTQVLWYRKSLAQAAGLDMTQPVTWDQVIQGAADNGGTVGVQANKYEAYVVWINALVQGAGGDIVSDTEAGRDAKVDIDSDAGRKAAEVVKALADSPAAQPDLTVSNEGTSLGQMFPEGGAGEFMVNWTFVYKNYEGLVGSGVTEEQFADLGWARYPETVAGEASKPPVGGIDIGVGAYSDHPDFAMEAARCITSEQAQVDLALDNGLMPSTNAAYDKVVASGDYPADLIELFRTSVDEGGPRPKSAFYAMISGAIQAKWHSPTSVDPGSTPEESATYLKDVLEGKALL, from the coding sequence GTGGGTGCGCTCGCGGCGGGGAGCCTCGCGGCCTGCGGTGGGTCCGGGAAGCCGGTGCTCAACTGGTACGTCAACCCCGACGGGGTCGACACCTTCGAGAAGTACGCGAAGGAGTGCAGCACCGACGACTATGACCTCGAGGTGCAGCTGCTCCCCAACGGGGCGACGGACCAGCGGACCCAGCTGGCCCGGCGCCTGGCGGCGGAGGACTCCTCGACCGACCTGATGAACCTCGACCCCGTCTTCGTCGCGGAGTTCGCCAACGCGGGCTGGCTGCAGGAGGTGACCGGCGACCTCGCCGACGCGATCACCGGCAGCGTCGAGGGCGAGGGCGACTACCTCTCCGGCGCGGCCGAGACCGTCACCTGGGACGACAAGGTCTACGCGATCCCGCTGTGGGCCAACACGCAGGTGCTCTGGTACCGCAAGTCCCTGGCCCAGGCCGCGGGGCTCGACATGACCCAGCCGGTCACCTGGGACCAGGTGATCCAGGGTGCGGCCGACAACGGCGGCACGGTCGGCGTGCAGGCCAACAAATACGAGGCCTACGTCGTGTGGATCAACGCCCTGGTCCAGGGCGCCGGCGGCGACATCGTCTCCGACACCGAGGCCGGGCGCGACGCGAAGGTCGACATCGACTCCGACGCGGGCCGCAAGGCCGCCGAGGTGGTCAAGGCGCTCGCCGACTCGCCGGCGGCCCAGCCCGACCTCACGGTCTCCAACGAGGGCACCAGCCTCGGCCAGATGTTCCCCGAGGGCGGAGCCGGGGAGTTCATGGTCAACTGGACCTTCGTCTACAAGAACTACGAGGGCCTGGTCGGGTCCGGGGTCACCGAGGAGCAGTTCGCCGACCTCGGCTGGGCGCGCTACCCCGAGACGGTCGCGGGCGAGGCGTCGAAGCCGCCGGTCGGCGGGATCGACATCGGAGTCGGCGCCTACAGCGACCATCCCGACTTCGCGATGGAGGCGGCCCGCTGCATCACCTCCGAGCAGGCCCAGGTCGATCTGGCTCTCGACAACGGCCTGATGCCCTCGACCAACGCCGCCTACGACAAGGTCGTGGCCAGCGGCGACTATCCCGCGGACCTCATCGAGCTCTTCCGCACCAGCGTCGACGAGGGCGGGCCGCGGCCCAAGAGCGCGTTCTACGCCATGATCTCCGGCGCCATCCAGGCGAAGTGGCATTCGCCCACCTCGGTCGACCCGGGGAGCACGCCGGAGGAGTCGGCGACCTACCTGAAGGACGTGCTGGAAGGGAAGGCGCTGCTGTGA
- a CDS encoding DUF4032 domain-containing protein, with protein sequence MALHVVAARTDPALFRLPWSRPLADWEDWYVVPLPLGLSRHVVRVVQVNRQFLAVKETEEAIALREYDLLRDLQRLDQPAVVPRGVVTGRTTADGEPLPAALLTEHLHYSLPYRTVFQHGLRSDQVPALVDALVVLLVRLHLAGFFWGDVSLSNALFRRSAGGFAAFLVDAETGELRSSVSDAMREQDVTVGVENIFAELMDLQASDDTQIEVDAFAIVAQLADRYHALWDELTAVEEFGADEWYRVEQRIARLNDLGFDVDELDVQTDSDRVRIQPKVVEAGHHRRELRELTGLVAEDSQARKLLNDLAAFTAHGGYDDEDREVVARRWLATVYTPIVDLLPAGLRRAISAPEYFHEVMEHRWALSAEAGHEVDIFDSARDYVATVLPHRPPDTPSGLG encoded by the coding sequence ATGGCGCTGCACGTCGTCGCCGCTCGCACCGACCCGGCCCTGTTCCGGCTGCCGTGGTCGCGCCCCCTGGCGGACTGGGAGGACTGGTACGTCGTGCCGCTCCCGCTCGGGTTGTCCCGGCATGTCGTGCGCGTGGTCCAGGTCAACCGGCAGTTCCTCGCGGTGAAGGAGACCGAGGAGGCGATCGCGCTGCGCGAGTACGACCTGCTGCGCGACCTCCAGCGCCTCGACCAGCCCGCCGTCGTACCCCGCGGGGTGGTGACGGGGCGGACCACCGCGGACGGCGAGCCGCTGCCCGCGGCCCTGCTCACCGAGCACCTGCACTACTCGCTGCCCTATCGCACCGTGTTCCAGCACGGACTGCGCTCCGATCAGGTCCCCGCCCTCGTCGACGCGCTCGTCGTGCTCCTCGTCCGCCTCCATCTCGCGGGCTTCTTCTGGGGCGACGTCTCGCTGTCGAACGCGCTCTTCCGCCGCAGCGCCGGGGGCTTCGCGGCCTTCCTCGTCGATGCCGAGACCGGCGAGCTGCGTTCGAGCGTGTCGGACGCGATGCGCGAGCAGGACGTCACCGTGGGGGTCGAGAACATCTTCGCCGAGCTGATGGACCTGCAGGCCAGCGACGACACGCAGATCGAGGTCGACGCGTTCGCGATCGTCGCGCAGCTGGCCGACCGCTACCACGCGCTGTGGGACGAGCTGACCGCCGTGGAGGAGTTCGGCGCCGACGAGTGGTACCGCGTCGAGCAGCGGATCGCGCGTCTCAACGACCTCGGCTTCGATGTCGACGAGCTGGACGTCCAGACGGACTCCGACCGGGTCCGGATCCAGCCCAAGGTCGTGGAGGCCGGCCACCACCGCCGCGAGCTGCGTGAGCTGACCGGCCTGGTCGCCGAGGACAGCCAGGCCCGCAAGCTGCTCAACGACCTCGCCGCCTTCACCGCCCACGGCGGCTACGACGACGAGGACCGCGAGGTGGTCGCCCGGCGCTGGTTGGCGACCGTCTACACGCCGATCGTCGATCTGCTGCCCGCCGGGCTGCGCCGCGCCATCTCCGCCCCGGAGTACTTCCACGAGGTGATGGAGCACCGCTGGGCGCTCTCCGCCGAGGCCGGCCACGAGGTCGATATCTTCGACTCCGCCCGCGACTACGTCGCCACCGTGCTCCCGCACCGGCCACCGGACACGCCGTCCGGACTGGGCTGA
- a CDS encoding asparaginase gives MTGRPTVAIAALGGTIASTSSATDGSEIVPTLTAESLATAVPGLAELASVRAETLARLPSPSLDEPTIMRTLHWARAAVDEGATGVVVTQGTDTLEESAYLLDLFWDRAEPLVVTGAMRSPQAAGADGPANLLAAVRCALAPASRDRGVVVAFDDEVHQARWVAKTDSVSTGAFRSPVFGPIGRCVEAEVVYGVPAGRVPPLRLPLAQEAGDPRVPLVATYLGDDGYVLDAIGGTDRIAGAVIAGFGAGHVSARMAEAVGRLAREVPVVFASRTGSGPTGRAMYGYPGSEIDLVARGAVGAGWLPPVKARLLLWALALRGPLARADVVAEFELRGRP, from the coding sequence ATGACCGGCCGGCCCACCGTCGCCATCGCCGCCCTCGGCGGCACCATCGCCTCGACCTCCAGCGCGACCGACGGCAGCGAGATCGTGCCGACCCTCACCGCCGAGAGCCTCGCGACCGCCGTACCGGGGTTGGCGGAGCTGGCGAGCGTCCGCGCGGAGACCTTGGCCCGCCTGCCCAGCCCGTCGCTCGACGAGCCGACGATCATGCGCACTCTCCACTGGGCGCGCGCGGCGGTCGACGAGGGTGCGACGGGTGTCGTGGTCACGCAGGGCACCGACACCCTGGAGGAGTCGGCCTACCTGCTCGACCTGTTCTGGGACCGCGCCGAGCCCCTCGTCGTCACCGGCGCGATGCGCTCACCCCAGGCGGCCGGCGCGGACGGGCCGGCCAACCTGCTCGCCGCGGTGCGCTGCGCGCTCGCGCCGGCCTCACGGGACCGCGGTGTCGTCGTGGCGTTCGACGACGAGGTCCATCAGGCGCGCTGGGTGGCGAAGACCGACTCGGTCTCGACCGGCGCCTTCCGCTCCCCGGTGTTCGGCCCGATCGGGCGCTGCGTCGAGGCCGAGGTCGTGTACGGCGTCCCGGCCGGCCGGGTGCCGCCGCTGCGGCTGCCTCTGGCCCAGGAGGCGGGCGATCCCCGGGTCCCGTTGGTCGCGACCTATCTCGGCGACGACGGCTACGTGCTCGACGCCATCGGCGGTACGGACCGGATCGCCGGCGCCGTGATCGCGGGCTTCGGCGCGGGGCACGTGTCGGCGCGGATGGCCGAAGCCGTGGGCCGTCTGGCCCGGGAGGTCCCGGTCGTGTTCGCCTCACGCACCGGCTCCGGGCCGACGGGGCGCGCGATGTACGGCTACCCGGGCTCGGAGATCGACCTCGTCGCCCGCGGCGCCGTCGGAGCCGGATGGCTGCCACCGGTCAAGGCCCGGCTGCTGCTGTGGGCGCTCGCCCTGCGGGGCCCCCTGGCGCGCGCCGACGTGGTGGCCGAGTTCGAGCTCCGCGGCCGTCCCTGA
- a CDS encoding YdeI/OmpD-associated family protein, which translates to MSQDQIPGRMGGSAERPARFFADAAEFGAWLAAHHHTETELWMGLYKKHVPDRGLTWAEAVPEALCWGWIDSVAQRIDEDTTRQRWTPRKRTSNWSKVNLELVEQLRAEGRMQPSGLAIWEERRRDAAPYTHEVDGELVLPEAYAALLAASPAATAFFDAATRTYRRICVNWVVTAKQEATRDRRMAQLVEDSAAGRLIPSQRYGEIPKWVERATAAAAAAR; encoded by the coding sequence ATGTCCCAGGACCAGATCCCCGGCCGGATGGGCGGTTCCGCCGAGCGGCCGGCCCGCTTCTTCGCCGACGCGGCCGAGTTCGGCGCGTGGCTGGCCGCCCACCACCACACCGAGACCGAGCTGTGGATGGGGCTCTACAAGAAGCACGTGCCCGACCGGGGCCTGACCTGGGCGGAGGCGGTGCCCGAAGCGCTGTGCTGGGGCTGGATCGACTCGGTGGCCCAGCGCATCGACGAGGACACCACCCGCCAGCGCTGGACGCCGCGCAAGAGGACGAGCAACTGGAGCAAGGTCAACCTCGAGCTCGTCGAGCAGCTGCGCGCCGAGGGCCGGATGCAACCCTCCGGGCTGGCGATCTGGGAGGAGCGGCGGCGCGACGCCGCGCCGTACACCCACGAGGTCGACGGCGAGCTCGTGCTCCCCGAGGCCTACGCCGCGCTGCTCGCCGCCTCCCCCGCCGCCACCGCGTTCTTCGACGCGGCCACCCGGACCTATCGCCGGATCTGCGTCAACTGGGTGGTGACCGCGAAGCAGGAGGCCACCCGCGACCGCCGGATGGCCCAACTGGTCGAGGACTCCGCCGCCGGGCGGCTGATCCCGAGCCAGCGCTACGGCGAGATCCCGAAGTGGGTCGAGCGGGCGACCGCCGCGGCGGCCGCGGCGCGCTGA
- a CDS encoding HNH endonuclease, protein MDLATDARSTASLLSRLGAGIETRNQLLVEEWTGIVEWASNHVITGPEGVATITEGYLDTGVPIAGEGAPLVSEFGLMELVAVLGRSPDGGKAYVGRVIECAWRLPNVYDAVTSGRLAPWRAERIADLTHPLSAEAAAFVDRQLFDASGVGWAQLERLVAEAVIRFDPERAEADRQTAADGRHFDVSAVDEHGLVHLDALMDAADGHDLNLAVARRAEVLGRLGDDSSLDVRRSKAAAELARQDLALDLLIPDPDTGEVVDTVPGRKVVLNVHVTDTTLTGQNPFANPVGRWDEGRCPITSTQIREWLRARHTTVIVRPVIDLADHVPVGSYEIPDRHRTRVVLRDQTCRFPHCTRPAQACDLDHTRPYGEGGPTCPCNEVALCRRHHRAKTHSTWRYDTVTPGTYVWTSPNGHRFRVDHRGTHPIRTIQSTSPPDE, encoded by the coding sequence ATGGATCTCGCCACTGACGCCCGTTCGACAGCCTCGCTGCTGTCGCGCCTGGGTGCTGGGATCGAGACCCGCAACCAACTCCTCGTCGAGGAATGGACCGGCATCGTCGAATGGGCCAGCAACCACGTGATCACCGGCCCCGAGGGGGTCGCAACGATCACCGAGGGCTACCTCGACACCGGGGTCCCGATCGCCGGTGAGGGTGCACCGTTGGTGTCGGAGTTCGGGTTGATGGAGCTGGTCGCGGTCCTGGGCAGGTCCCCCGACGGTGGGAAGGCGTATGTCGGGCGGGTGATCGAGTGCGCCTGGCGACTCCCGAACGTCTATGACGCCGTCACCTCGGGCCGGTTGGCGCCGTGGCGGGCCGAACGGATCGCCGACCTCACCCACCCCCTCTCGGCTGAGGCAGCCGCATTCGTCGACCGGCAGCTCTTCGACGCCTCCGGCGTCGGGTGGGCCCAACTCGAACGCCTGGTCGCCGAAGCGGTCATCCGGTTCGACCCCGAACGCGCGGAAGCAGACCGGCAGACCGCTGCCGATGGTCGGCATTTCGATGTCAGCGCTGTCGACGAGCACGGCCTGGTCCACCTCGACGCGTTGATGGACGCCGCGGACGGGCACGACCTGAACCTCGCCGTCGCCCGACGCGCGGAAGTCCTGGGCCGACTCGGTGATGACAGTTCTCTGGATGTGCGGCGCTCGAAGGCCGCCGCCGAGCTCGCGAGGCAGGACCTCGCCCTGGACCTGTTGATCCCCGACCCCGACACCGGAGAAGTCGTGGACACGGTCCCGGGACGCAAGGTCGTCCTCAACGTCCACGTCACCGACACCACCCTGACCGGCCAGAACCCGTTCGCGAACCCGGTCGGCCGGTGGGACGAGGGCCGCTGCCCGATCACCTCGACCCAGATCCGCGAATGGCTCCGCGCCCGGCACACCACGGTGATCGTGCGACCCGTGATCGACCTGGCCGACCATGTCCCCGTCGGCTCGTACGAGATCCCCGACCGCCACCGCACCCGGGTGGTCCTGCGGGACCAGACCTGTCGGTTCCCGCACTGCACCCGACCCGCCCAAGCCTGCGACCTCGACCACACCCGCCCATATGGCGAGGGTGGTCCCACCTGTCCGTGCAACGAGGTCGCGTTGTGCCGGCGGCACCATCGTGCGAAGACCCACTCGACCTGGCGCTACGACACCGTCACGCCCGGCACGTATGTGTGGACCAGCCCGAACGGGCATCGGTTCCGGGTCGATCACCGCGGCACCCACCCCATCAGAACCATCCAGAGCACCTCGCCACCCGACGAGTAG
- the thiC gene encoding phosphomethylpyrimidine synthase ThiC, protein MTVHPAHTRIEIGDLGVPLTRVALTNGETFDRYCTEGPGSDPEVGLPPLRTAWIEARGDVAAYEGRETQLVDNGRSAVRRGAAQGEWRGARRAPLRATGGAVTQMAYARAGVVTDEMRYVAVREGCDVELVRSEIAAGRAIIPANVNHPESEPMIIGRRFLVKVNANIGNSAVTSSIAEEVDKLTHAITWGADTVMDLSTGEDIHTTREWIIRNSPVPIGTVPIYQALEKVNGEADKLSWEVFRDTVIEQCEQGVDYMTIHAGVLLRYVPLTANRVTGIVSRGGSIMAGWCLAHHEENFLYTHFDELCEIFRQYDVSFSLGDGLRPGATADANDEAQLSELRTLAELTARAWEYDVQVMVEGPGHVPLDLVEENVRLQQEWCHGAPFYTLGPLATDIAPGYDHITSAIGAATIAMHGTAMLCYVTPKEHLGLPNRDDVKTGVITYKLAAHAADVAKGHPGARDWDDALSKARFEFRWHDQFALSLDPVTAESFHDETLPAENAKTAHFCSMCGPKFCSMRISQDVRDRFGSELSTEDVALGMKGKSAEFLELGASVYVEPPVG, encoded by the coding sequence ATGACCGTGCATCCCGCCCACACCCGGATCGAGATCGGCGACCTGGGCGTGCCCCTGACCCGGGTCGCGCTCACGAACGGCGAGACGTTCGACCGCTACTGCACCGAGGGGCCCGGCTCCGATCCCGAGGTCGGCCTGCCGCCGCTGCGCACCGCCTGGATCGAGGCTCGCGGCGATGTCGCGGCCTACGAGGGTCGCGAGACGCAGCTGGTCGACAACGGCCGCTCGGCCGTCCGCCGCGGCGCCGCGCAGGGGGAGTGGCGTGGCGCGCGCCGAGCGCCGCTGCGCGCCACCGGCGGCGCTGTGACACAGATGGCCTATGCCCGGGCCGGCGTCGTGACCGACGAGATGCGGTACGTCGCCGTCCGCGAGGGCTGCGATGTCGAGCTGGTGCGCAGCGAGATCGCGGCCGGACGCGCGATCATCCCGGCGAACGTCAACCATCCGGAGTCGGAGCCGATGATCATCGGCCGCCGGTTCCTGGTGAAGGTGAACGCCAATATCGGCAACTCCGCGGTCACCTCGTCGATCGCCGAGGAGGTCGACAAGCTCACCCACGCGATCACGTGGGGCGCCGACACGGTCATGGACCTCTCGACCGGCGAGGACATCCACACCACGCGCGAGTGGATCATCCGCAACAGCCCCGTGCCGATCGGGACGGTGCCGATCTACCAGGCGCTCGAGAAGGTCAACGGCGAGGCGGACAAGCTGTCGTGGGAGGTCTTCCGCGACACCGTGATCGAGCAGTGCGAGCAGGGCGTCGACTACATGACCATCCACGCCGGCGTACTGCTGCGCTATGTGCCGCTCACGGCGAACCGGGTCACGGGCATCGTGTCGCGTGGCGGGTCGATCATGGCCGGCTGGTGTCTGGCCCACCACGAGGAGAACTTCCTCTACACGCACTTCGACGAGCTGTGCGAGATCTTCCGCCAGTACGACGTCTCGTTCTCGCTCGGCGACGGCCTGCGGCCCGGCGCCACCGCCGACGCGAACGACGAGGCGCAGCTCTCGGAGCTGCGCACCCTGGCCGAGCTGACCGCCCGGGCCTGGGAGTACGATGTCCAGGTGATGGTCGAGGGGCCGGGGCACGTGCCGCTCGATCTCGTGGAGGAGAACGTCCGCCTGCAGCAGGAATGGTGCCACGGCGCGCCCTTCTACACGCTCGGGCCGCTCGCCACCGACATCGCGCCCGGCTACGACCACATCACCTCGGCCATCGGTGCCGCCACGATCGCCATGCACGGCACCGCGATGCTCTGCTATGTCACGCCCAAGGAGCACCTCGGCCTGCCCAACCGCGACGACGTGAAGACCGGCGTCATCACCTACAAGCTCGCCGCGCACGCTGCCGACGTCGCCAAGGGCCACCCCGGCGCCCGGGACTGGGACGACGCGCTGTCGAAGGCGCGCTTCGAGTTCCGCTGGCACGACCAGTTCGCGCTGTCCCTCGACCCGGTCACGGCCGAGTCCTTCCACGACGAGACCCTTCCGGCCGAGAACGCCAAGACCGCGCACTTCTGCTCGATGTGCGGGCCGAAGTTCTGCTCGATGCGGATCAGCCAGGACGTGCGTGACCGGTTCGGCTCCGAGCTGTCGACCGAGGATGTCGCACTCGGGATGAAGGGGAAGTCGGCGGAGTTCTTGGAGCTGGGGGCGTCGGTGTACGTCGAGCCGCCGGTGGGGTGA
- a CDS encoding bifunctional hydroxymethylpyrimidine kinase/phosphomethylpyrimidine kinase, giving the protein MNPPVVLTVAGTDSGGAAGIAADLTTFAALGVHGACVVAAVTVQDTTGVRAIHPVPYDVVEAQLDAVLEDLDPVAVKTGMLATPAVVRLVAERCAERLLVVDPVLVATSGAVLATDEVVAAYREHLLPVATAATPNEEEFAALGRPAGPGVVVTRGGDLPTTNDHGTGCTHSSALAAYLAHGADLSTAAARADAFVARQLRLSKDWTLGRGRGPVAHIQGDPA; this is encoded by the coding sequence GTGAACCCGCCCGTCGTGCTGACCGTCGCGGGCACCGACTCCGGCGGGGCCGCCGGCATCGCCGCTGACCTCACGACCTTCGCGGCGCTCGGCGTGCACGGAGCGTGCGTGGTCGCCGCCGTCACCGTGCAGGACACGACCGGCGTGCGGGCGATCCATCCCGTGCCGTACGACGTCGTCGAGGCCCAGCTCGACGCCGTCCTGGAGGACCTCGACCCGGTCGCCGTGAAGACCGGCATGCTCGCCACGCCCGCGGTCGTCCGGCTGGTCGCCGAGCGCTGCGCGGAGCGGCTGCTCGTGGTCGACCCGGTCCTGGTGGCCACCAGCGGTGCGGTGTTGGCGACCGACGAGGTCGTCGCGGCCTACCGCGAGCACCTACTGCCCGTCGCGACCGCCGCGACCCCCAACGAGGAGGAGTTCGCGGCGCTGGGCCGGCCGGCCGGACCCGGCGTTGTCGTCACCCGCGGCGGCGACCTCCCGACGACCAACGACCACGGCACCGGCTGCACGCACAGCAGCGCCCTGGCGGCGTACCTCGCCCACGGTGCCGACCTCTCGACCGCCGCCGCCCGCGCGGACGCCTTCGTCGCCCGTCAGCTCCGGCTCAGCAAGGACTGGACCCTCGGCCGTGGCCGGGGACCCGTCGCCCACATCCAAGGAGATCCCGCATGA
- a CDS encoding thiamine phosphate synthase — translation MTSRRLLLLTDRTQVPEGRSLGDVLDAAAGAGLTTVLLREIDLPDEERAGLAGRARAAGLEVVAAHRPVPGCAGVHLPAGTTGPGVATRWGRSCHSRADVVAAAADGAWWATLSPYASTKSKPGYGPPLPAAAFAGLPLPVYALGGITPANAAQARAAGAYGVAVMGAVMRADDPGAVVAALLREVAR, via the coding sequence ATGACGTCCCGTCGACTACTCCTGCTCACCGACCGCACCCAGGTCCCCGAGGGCCGCTCACTGGGTGACGTGCTCGACGCGGCCGCCGGAGCGGGGCTGACCACGGTGCTGCTGCGCGAGATCGACCTGCCCGACGAGGAGCGGGCCGGGCTCGCCGGCCGGGCGCGGGCCGCGGGGCTCGAGGTCGTGGCCGCGCACCGGCCGGTGCCGGGCTGCGCGGGTGTGCATCTGCCCGCCGGGACGACCGGGCCGGGGGTCGCGACCCGGTGGGGGCGCTCCTGCCACAGCCGCGCGGATGTGGTCGCCGCGGCGGCCGACGGCGCGTGGTGGGCCACCCTGTCGCCGTACGCCTCGACGAAGAGCAAGCCGGGCTACGGACCGCCGCTGCCGGCCGCGGCCTTCGCGGGGCTGCCGCTGCCGGTGTACGCGCTCGGCGGCATCACCCCTGCCAACGCGGCACAGGCGCGGGCCGCGGGCGCGTACGGCGTCGCCGTGATGGGCGCCGTGATGCGGGCCGACGACCCCGGCGCGGTCGTCGCCGCGCTGCTGCGCGAGGTCGCTCGGTGA